One window of Chamaesiphon minutus PCC 6605 genomic DNA carries:
- a CDS encoding PAS domain-containing protein, which yields MTESLSSQPVAPKLPANEPERLAALHRYQILDTPAEAAFDRIVALTARLFKIPTVLISLVDESRAWFKSSIGFDAPEVSRDDTICSFAVLTDEPLIVPDTRLDERFVCNPFVQCEAGMRFYAGAPPIDRDGFNLGTLCMLDSIPHDPLTAEQQATLIDLAAMVVDELELRLAAQQIARVDAALVEITQGVARVTGEAFFDELVRHFAKVLGTDYAYIGLVEGHEPKMMRTIATCARGKIVENLEYRLQDTPCWEAIEQQKICCYPRNIRAQFPNAALLKPLAVESYIAIPFYGSTGNVMGLLGVMDGKPLEQVQLAESLLTIFATRIATELERQQHELMLVEQTRLLEAVSTGRSIDECLSALCRSVAKLSPSTRACVLLSEDRRSKFPRSITPDFPPSLSQGFKDTPINELEIGTCGTAVYYGQPINCSDIATDDEWSPSWRDLCIAHGIRACHSAPIMGIDNLPLGSLMLCFSEARLPTDWEYKLAEFGTKIASIAIERLRSIENLCESEERLNLALTAADLATWDADLSTGQIIWSGDLVRILGHDPAADGAATVEMYLSRVHPDDRAAVTQAWEIAQRDRSLYDLEHRFVRADTGAVVWVAATGRFLDNLAGAGMRFVGVMFDITERKQIAANLEQSNARFEAAMLAVRGMVFEWNLQTQIIYRSEGLYDLLGFRAEAVPPTNEWWTERVHPDDLARVQSEFQTAPAGIARFESEYRVRHAAGHWVYVSDRSYFQYDADGTLLKVIGFNTDISKRKRAEEELRQSQALAQLQLSEIAAIYQTAPIGLAILDRDLRYERINQRLAEINGIPTEDHIGRTIREIAPDLADLAEPLFQQVLTTGAPLQDLELSGETRALPGVCRTWIENCFPLKDETGQIMGINVVVQEITDRKRAEAELARVNGILTATIDGTSDVIFVKDLQGRYVIANSTAAEWLNVSVADLIGRDDTSLFPPEIALDIAHLDRQVMDTGESIVYEEEIPKQGSLRSLLSAKYPWRDPHGQIVGVIGISRDITDRKRAEAELAERNKELDSFVHTVSHDLKAPLRAISNLSQWIEDDLENQLPPENQQQLQLLRTRVKRMESMIDSLLLYARAGRQEAQLETFDLAELLSEIIDSLAPPEGFKIEIQPSLPTLTTKRVFLSQVFANLISNAIKHHNSVTGHLDISAIEYPNYHEFIVCDDGPGIAPEHHERVFDIFLTLKGKENNNNTGVGLAIVKKIVEAEAGTIRLESSLGRGTTFYVTWPKSHQ from the coding sequence ATGACTGAATCACTATCATCACAACCTGTTGCCCCAAAGTTACCTGCTAACGAACCAGAACGCTTGGCAGCACTGCATCGCTATCAGATTCTCGATACTCCTGCGGAAGCGGCTTTCGATCGGATCGTCGCCCTGACGGCGCGACTATTTAAAATCCCCACGGTGCTGATTTCGCTAGTAGATGAGTCGAGAGCTTGGTTTAAGTCTAGCATTGGTTTTGATGCCCCTGAAGTATCGCGCGACGATACGATTTGCAGCTTTGCCGTGTTAACCGACGAACCGCTAATCGTGCCCGACACTCGGCTCGACGAGCGGTTTGTTTGCAATCCGTTCGTGCAATGCGAAGCAGGAATGCGATTTTATGCAGGTGCGCCGCCGATCGATCGAGATGGCTTTAATCTGGGTACGCTGTGTATGCTCGATAGTATCCCCCACGACCCCCTCACCGCCGAGCAACAGGCAACCTTAATAGATCTGGCGGCAATGGTCGTAGACGAACTAGAACTAAGATTGGCAGCGCAGCAGATCGCCAGAGTCGATGCCGCATTGGTCGAAATTACCCAAGGTGTGGCGAGGGTAACGGGTGAGGCTTTTTTCGACGAACTGGTACGACACTTTGCCAAGGTTTTGGGCACCGATTACGCTTACATTGGCTTGGTGGAAGGCCACGAGCCGAAAATGATGCGCACGATCGCCACTTGCGCTCGCGGTAAAATTGTCGAGAATCTCGAATATCGGCTGCAAGATACGCCCTGCTGGGAAGCGATCGAACAGCAGAAAATTTGCTGCTACCCCCGCAACATTCGGGCACAATTTCCCAATGCGGCTCTACTTAAGCCGCTTGCAGTCGAAAGCTATATCGCGATTCCGTTCTATGGCTCTACGGGTAATGTCATGGGATTGTTGGGCGTAATGGATGGTAAACCCCTAGAACAGGTGCAGCTAGCCGAATCGTTACTAACGATCTTTGCCACTCGGATTGCCACCGAGCTAGAGCGTCAACAACACGAGCTGATGCTCGTCGAACAGACACGACTGCTAGAAGCAGTCTCCACGGGTCGGTCGATCGATGAATGTCTGAGCGCGCTGTGTCGCTCTGTTGCCAAACTCAGCCCCAGCACACGCGCCTGCGTCCTACTGAGTGAAGATCGCCGATCGAAGTTTCCGCGTTCGATTACCCCAGACTTCCCACCGTCTTTGAGCCAAGGATTCAAAGATACGCCGATTAACGAGCTAGAAATCGGGACGTGTGGTACGGCTGTATATTACGGTCAGCCTATCAATTGTAGCGATATTGCTACCGACGATGAGTGGTCGCCAAGCTGGCGGGACTTATGTATCGCACATGGCATTAGGGCTTGTCATTCCGCACCCATAATGGGTATCGATAATTTGCCCCTCGGTTCGTTGATGTTGTGCTTTAGTGAGGCACGATTGCCAACCGATTGGGAATATAAGCTGGCTGAATTTGGCACTAAAATTGCCAGTATCGCGATCGAGCGATTGCGATCGATCGAAAACCTTTGTGAGAGTGAGGAGCGGCTGAATTTGGCACTCACAGCCGCAGATCTGGCGACCTGGGATGCCGATTTGTCCACGGGTCAAATCATTTGGTCTGGCGATCTCGTGCGGATTTTGGGCCACGATCCCGCCGCTGATGGCGCAGCTACCGTCGAGATGTACCTGAGCCGCGTTCATCCTGACGATCGAGCGGCGGTGACGCAGGCATGGGAAATAGCCCAACGGGATCGATCGCTCTACGATCTCGAACATCGCTTCGTTCGCGCCGACACTGGGGCAGTCGTCTGGGTAGCAGCCACCGGACGATTCCTCGATAATCTGGCAGGAGCAGGGATGCGGTTTGTCGGGGTGATGTTCGATATTACCGAACGCAAACAAATCGCAGCGAACCTAGAGCAAAGTAACGCCCGATTTGAGGCGGCGATGCTAGCAGTGCGGGGGATGGTATTCGAGTGGAATCTGCAAACGCAAATAATCTATCGCTCCGAAGGATTGTACGATCTACTAGGATTTCGGGCTGAAGCTGTGCCGCCAACAAACGAGTGGTGGACGGAGCGGGTGCATCCTGATGACCTAGCTCGCGTCCAATCGGAGTTCCAGACAGCTCCAGCAGGAATCGCTCGGTTTGAGAGCGAATATCGCGTCCGTCATGCGGCAGGGCACTGGGTATACGTCTCGGATCGGAGCTATTTCCAGTACGATGCGGATGGAACACTGCTCAAGGTCATTGGCTTTAACACCGATATTAGCAAACGCAAACGGGCAGAGGAAGAGTTACGTCAGAGTCAGGCACTCGCGCAACTACAACTGAGTGAGATCGCCGCAATTTATCAAACCGCACCCATCGGTCTAGCAATTCTCGATCGGGATTTGCGCTACGAGCGCATCAATCAACGGCTAGCCGAAATTAACGGTATTCCGACTGAAGACCATATCGGGCGCACCATCCGCGAAATAGCACCCGATCTGGCAGATCTAGCCGAGCCGCTATTTCAACAAGTTTTAACAACGGGCGCACCACTACAAGATTTAGAACTTAGCGGTGAAACGAGAGCCTTACCAGGAGTGTGCCGGACTTGGATCGAAAATTGTTTTCCCCTCAAGGATGAAACCGGACAAATCATGGGGATTAATGTCGTCGTCCAAGAAATTACCGATCGCAAACGCGCCGAAGCCGAACTGGCACGAGTCAATGGCATCTTGACTGCAACGATCGATGGTACGTCCGATGTGATTTTTGTCAAGGATTTACAAGGACGTTACGTCATTGCCAATTCAACCGCAGCCGAGTGGCTCAACGTCAGCGTTGCAGACCTAATAGGGCGCGATGACACGAGCTTGTTCCCACCGGAGATCGCCCTTGACATCGCCCACCTCGATCGACAAGTCATGGATACAGGCGAATCGATCGTTTATGAAGAAGAGATTCCCAAGCAAGGCAGCCTCAGATCGCTCCTATCGGCAAAATACCCGTGGCGAGATCCTCACGGCCAGATTGTAGGCGTCATCGGCATTTCGCGCGATATTACCGATCGCAAACGCGCCGAAGCCGAACTAGCCGAACGCAACAAAGAGCTAGACAGTTTCGTGCATACTGTTTCTCACGATCTCAAGGCTCCCTTACGGGCGATTTCTAACTTGTCCCAATGGATTGAAGACGATTTAGAAAACCAATTACCGCCAGAGAATCAGCAACAGCTTCAGCTCCTGCGCACCCGTGTCAAACGCATGGAATCGATGATTGACAGTTTACTACTATACGCACGAGCAGGACGTCAAGAAGCTCAGTTGGAAACCTTCGACCTTGCCGAACTGCTGAGCGAAATTATCGACTCTCTCGCCCCGCCGGAGGGCTTTAAAATCGAGATTCAGCCATCTTTACCAACACTTACGACCAAACGCGTATTTTTGAGCCAAGTTTTTGCTAACTTAATTAGCAACGCCATCAAACACCATAATTCTGTAACCGGACATCTGGACATTTCGGCGATCGAATATCCCAACTACCATGAGTTTATCGTCTGTGACGACGGCCCTGGTATCGCGCCAGAACATCACGAACGAGTCTTTGACATCTTTTTAACTCTTAAAGGTAAGGAAAATAATAACAATACGGGAGTTGGTTTAGCGATCGTTAAAAAGATTGTCGAAGCGGAGGCAGGCACCATTCGGTTAGAGTCCAGCTTGGGACGGGGCACAACTTTCTATGTTACCTGGCCGAAAAGTCATCAGTAA
- the psbI gene encoding photosystem II reaction center protein I has product MVTLKIVVNLVVAAFLLVFIFGFLSNDPSRNPSRRDLSE; this is encoded by the coding sequence ATGGTCACGTTAAAAATCGTAGTTAATCTTGTAGTAGCAGCATTTCTGCTCGTATTCATTTTTGGTTTCTTATCAAACGATCCTTCACGGAACCCCAGCCGTCGCGATCTGTCTGAATAA
- a CDS encoding DUF3769 domain-containing protein yields MARRTWKAAQYLLLLSYYSIDISLRPVLAGSVAPLPSVNSTPAAKSSPLTYTIVQNGPEVPPTTNISAPSGKIELDAQQQEFDNNTQIITASGKVVVRFNKALLTADRLRVNLLTKIATADGSVTLVRGKQILYGTQFEYNFEDDLGSIVEARGDIYQPTLVRDLNLVSPASVPTPAGEKPFTEILLSDRLRNDQPVTNIRNPGSVGINTSERDIDFQPTLRPTGGTVTRLRFQADKVDFTGDRVIAEKIRITNDPFSPPELQVKADRAEFKTINSEEDEILTRNARITVENSFDIPLSPIFRDRVLINRLGKSPNPFNFGFDGQDRGGFFIENAFYPVFDPRFKLTITPQYFVQRAVTGLSFFDPASFGVKTNIEGNLSPNTTLLASAALAGLNFDKISDNFRGQVAVRQNLNLFEYPHVFTAEASYRQRVFNGSLRDQNIQSSIGAVLASPYIPVGNTGASFNYQLGAQAINANTDRQNLLGANRTNDLVSLNRYQASANLGKSFKLWEGQGLPPNQKETYNYSPTPVIPYLQLNTGIQGAINSYSNGENQPVIGYYVGIQGQFGNFSKQTFDYTGFNLTYFQQFRGTSSPFLFDRIVDNRILSAGINQQISGPFRLGIQSSINLDSGQQISTDYYLEYSRRTYNVILRYNPALQLGSIGFRLNDFNWDGITPSF; encoded by the coding sequence ATGGCTCGGCGAACCTGGAAAGCCGCCCAGTATTTATTACTATTGTCCTACTACTCGATCGACATTTCTCTACGTCCCGTGCTAGCTGGCTCTGTGGCTCCATTGCCAAGCGTAAATAGCACCCCTGCGGCCAAATCGTCACCATTGACCTATACGATCGTCCAAAATGGACCTGAAGTGCCTCCCACGACTAATATTTCGGCACCAAGTGGCAAGATCGAACTCGATGCCCAACAGCAAGAATTTGATAACAACACGCAAATAATTACGGCGAGTGGCAAAGTAGTGGTACGCTTCAATAAAGCCCTACTGACTGCCGATCGATTGCGCGTCAATCTGCTTACTAAAATTGCGACTGCTGACGGTAGTGTCACGCTAGTGCGGGGCAAGCAGATCCTCTACGGGACGCAGTTTGAATATAACTTTGAAGACGATCTCGGTAGCATCGTCGAGGCGCGTGGGGATATTTATCAGCCGACATTAGTTCGGGATCTCAATCTCGTTTCGCCAGCATCTGTTCCCACTCCCGCAGGCGAAAAACCATTTACCGAGATTCTCCTGAGCGATCGCTTGCGGAACGATCAACCAGTCACCAATATTCGCAATCCAGGCTCGGTTGGCATCAATACCAGCGAGCGTGACATCGATTTTCAGCCGACGCTCAGACCGACAGGTGGTACGGTTACTCGCTTGCGCTTTCAGGCGGATAAAGTTGACTTTACTGGCGATCGGGTGATTGCCGAAAAAATTCGGATTACCAACGATCCATTTTCACCACCAGAACTCCAAGTCAAAGCCGATCGTGCTGAGTTTAAGACGATTAATAGTGAAGAAGATGAAATCCTCACCCGTAATGCGCGCATTACGGTAGAAAATAGCTTTGATATCCCGCTGTCCCCAATCTTTCGCGATCGAGTACTTATCAACAGACTCGGTAAAAGTCCTAACCCCTTCAATTTTGGCTTTGACGGACAAGATCGGGGTGGCTTCTTTATTGAAAATGCTTTTTATCCAGTTTTCGATCCGCGATTTAAGCTGACAATTACACCCCAATATTTCGTCCAACGTGCTGTGACTGGCTTGAGTTTTTTCGATCCTGCGTCATTTGGCGTCAAAACCAACATCGAGGGAAATCTCAGCCCAAATACTACATTGCTAGCATCGGCAGCCTTAGCAGGCTTAAATTTTGACAAAATTAGCGATAATTTTCGCGGCCAAGTTGCAGTCAGACAAAACCTCAATTTGTTTGAATATCCGCACGTATTTACCGCAGAAGCATCTTACAGACAGCGAGTTTTTAATGGTTCGTTAAGAGATCAAAATATTCAATCTAGTATTGGTGCCGTTTTAGCTTCTCCTTATATTCCGGTCGGCAACACGGGGGCGAGCTTTAACTATCAACTTGGCGCACAGGCGATTAATGCTAATACCGATCGACAAAATCTGCTCGGAGCCAATCGTACTAACGATTTAGTCTCGCTCAATCGCTATCAAGCATCTGCCAACCTCGGTAAAAGTTTTAAGCTGTGGGAGGGTCAGGGTTTACCTCCCAATCAAAAAGAAACATATAATTATAGTCCGACTCCAGTCATTCCTTATCTTCAGCTTAATACCGGAATTCAAGGAGCAATTAATAGCTATAGCAATGGTGAAAACCAACCAGTCATTGGCTATTATGTCGGCATTCAAGGCCAGTTTGGTAATTTTTCTAAGCAGACTTTCGATTATACCGGATTTAATCTCACTTACTTCCAGCAATTTCGCGGTACGAGTTCGCCATTTCTATTCGATCGAATCGTAGACAATCGGATTTTATCCGCAGGTATCAATCAACAAATTAGCGGCCCATTTCGACTGGGGATTCAATCGTCAATTAACTTAGATTCCGGACAACAAATTAGTACAGATTACTATTTAGAATATAGTCGGCGTACTTATAATGTCATTCTCCGATACAATCCGGCTTTACAGCTAGGATCGATCGGGTTTAGGCTGAATGATTTTAATTGGGATGGCATCACGCCTAGTTTTTAG
- a CDS encoding serine/threonine protein kinase, which translates to MSSPSHSNPWLGRSLGDNQRYRLDRRLGGGGMGDVFLATDTRVGQQVALKLLKDNLVESPEMIQRFEHEIAICAALHNDHIVKIMDSGVTPEGYPFYVMEYLRGITLGELLRAEPRLSLDRTAKIVSQVCNGLLQAHQGVNLPEGEHIEAVIHRDLKPDNIFLQPTDLGEWVKIVDFGIAKIRYKDRQNQTLTHTFLGTLRYASPEQMMGDRELDARSDIYSLGVILYEMLSGADPFGFNIQSRPMSEASWIIAHTSEQPIALRSQPGCDRLPASLEAVTRRCLEKNPDLRFASVAEFNLALQATLNTPTIEEEQTIVRPRPEATPAANNDETIANAISPPPLSAPTAINPLIIPSQLETIRRAASPVEPALSANLAETIAQPISPQPSGSSTPTPQPIPSANLAETIAQPISPQPSGSPVAAISNQSAPPFTPPVVEGKTQAQPHPSVPPSNPQTPTAAEMRSSVEPAQHKTSGLKLAIGSVVGLTLIGGIYILTQSRPAPVVTNPAGSPTESSPPTAPANQDNTATAERLAVAIKSLDERKIQAGDEISLQSAIDSASQVSQSSPDYATARAIGADAARLSEAIKLANRGKLTEAIAAAKKISSQSPIFKKAQAYIEEWKKV; encoded by the coding sequence ATGAGTTCTCCTTCTCACTCCAATCCCTGGCTCGGTCGATCGCTCGGCGATAACCAGCGGTATCGTCTGGATCGACGCTTAGGCGGAGGCGGGATGGGAGACGTTTTTTTGGCAACCGATACTCGTGTCGGTCAGCAGGTGGCATTGAAGCTGCTTAAAGATAACCTGGTAGAATCGCCAGAAATGATCCAGCGATTCGAGCATGAGATCGCGATTTGTGCGGCACTCCACAACGATCATATCGTCAAGATTATGGATTCTGGAGTCACGCCAGAAGGCTATCCGTTCTATGTAATGGAATATCTGCGCGGGATTACTTTAGGCGAATTATTACGTGCCGAGCCGCGACTGTCACTCGATCGCACGGCAAAGATCGTCAGTCAAGTGTGTAATGGACTGCTCCAAGCGCATCAAGGGGTGAATTTACCGGAGGGAGAGCACATTGAGGCGGTGATTCATCGCGATCTCAAGCCGGATAATATTTTTCTGCAACCGACAGATTTAGGAGAATGGGTCAAAATTGTGGACTTTGGCATTGCCAAAATTCGCTATAAAGATCGTCAAAATCAAACGCTGACGCATACTTTTTTGGGGACATTACGCTATGCTTCCCCAGAACAAATGATGGGAGATCGGGAGCTAGACGCCAGATCGGATATTTACAGTCTGGGCGTAATTCTCTACGAAATGCTCAGTGGTGCCGATCCCTTTGGTTTTAATATTCAATCACGCCCGATGAGTGAGGCATCGTGGATTATCGCGCATACCTCCGAGCAACCGATTGCCTTGCGATCGCAGCCCGGTTGCGATCGATTGCCAGCTAGTCTGGAAGCCGTAACCCGCCGTTGTCTAGAAAAAAATCCCGATCTCCGGTTTGCCTCGGTAGCCGAATTTAATCTCGCTCTCCAAGCGACCCTAAATACTCCCACTATAGAAGAAGAACAGACGATCGTTCGACCCCGCCCGGAAGCTACGCCCGCTGCTAATAATGATGAAACGATCGCCAACGCGATTTCGCCACCACCACTTTCGGCACCAACAGCGATTAATCCTCTCATCATCCCATCCCAATTGGAAACGATTCGGCGAGCGGCATCGCCTGTAGAACCAGCACTGAGTGCCAACCTTGCAGAAACGATCGCGCAACCGATTTCGCCCCAGCCGAGCGGTTCGTCTACGCCAACGCCTCAACCAATACCGAGTGCCAACCTTGCAGAAACGATCGCGCAACCGATTTCGCCTCAACCGAGCGGTTCGCCCGTAGCAGCAATCTCGAACCAGAGCGCGCCCCCATTTACACCGCCAGTCGTAGAGGGCAAGACACAGGCGCAACCCCATCCGTCAGTGCCACCTAGCAATCCCCAGACACCAACCGCTGCTGAAATGCGATCGTCGGTGGAACCCGCCCAGCATAAAACTTCTGGTCTAAAACTCGCGATCGGTTCTGTGGTGGGATTGACCTTAATCGGCGGAATATATATATTGACACAATCTCGACCCGCTCCAGTAGTGACAAATCCAGCAGGCTCTCCCACCGAGTCATCGCCACCAACTGCACCCGCTAATCAAGACAATACTGCCACAGCCGAGCGATTGGCTGTGGCGATTAAATCGCTAGACGAGCGTAAAATTCAAGCAGGGGATGAAATTAGTTTGCAATCGGCGATCGATTCTGCTAGCCAAGTCTCCCAAAGTAGTCCTGATTATGCCACAGCTCGAGCGATCGGTGCAGACGCAGCTCGCTTGTCTGAGGCAATTAAGTTAGCTAATCGAGGTAAATTAACTGAGGCGATTGCAGCAGCCAAAAAAATCTCCAGTCAGAGTCCAATCTTTAAAAAAGCCCAAGCTTATATTGAAGAATGGAAAAAGGTCTAG
- the cobT gene encoding nicotinate mononucleotide-dependent phosphoribosyltransferase CobT has product MIQIHTQPLQAQQWLERYRGKLPVFACVLGFTHTCLIPGISAAGKTPEDRQYTAIADAEFLARGARLQPDYPLPPLIAGASPVYISRAIVAALDLPTYILNAGLPIPPTVPHADLGGMPAACLTTGAALSLATVEHLYRQGCVWGEKLMTIVGNHSYIIIGECVVGGTTTALSLLAGLGIDAMGKVNSSHPVCNHQQKQEIVDRGLARLKLPLSPWELVAAIGDPMQIVVAGMAIAASRNCGVLLAGGTQMLAVAALIQAIGVDLGIEIDTRQIVVGTTDWVATDRSGDTVALARAIPQIPLISTSLSFTDSKYLQLQVYERGFVKEGVGAGGLAIAASLYRDWGQVELLNSIEQLLAESLALNRR; this is encoded by the coding sequence ATGATTCAGATTCATACCCAACCATTACAAGCTCAACAGTGGTTGGAGCGGTATCGAGGTAAATTACCAGTATTTGCGTGCGTGTTAGGGTTTACACATACATGTCTGATTCCAGGGATTTCGGCTGCGGGTAAGACACCAGAAGATCGGCAGTATACGGCGATCGCGGATGCGGAATTTTTGGCGCGGGGGGCGCGACTCCAGCCAGATTACCCATTACCCCCACTGATTGCGGGTGCATCGCCTGTATATATCTCGCGGGCGATCGTCGCCGCTTTAGATTTACCCACATATATCCTCAATGCTGGGTTGCCGATACCGCCAACTGTGCCCCATGCAGATTTGGGTGGAATGCCTGCGGCATGTTTGACAACAGGTGCAGCCTTGTCGCTGGCGACTGTGGAGCACCTCTATCGACAGGGTTGTGTCTGGGGTGAAAAATTGATGACGATCGTGGGTAACCATAGCTACATAATTATCGGGGAATGCGTTGTCGGCGGGACTACTACCGCGCTGAGTTTACTAGCGGGTTTGGGTATCGATGCGATGGGCAAAGTCAATAGCTCTCACCCGGTGTGCAATCATCAACAGAAACAGGAAATAGTCGATCGCGGATTAGCGCGCTTAAAGTTACCGCTTTCCCCTTGGGAACTAGTAGCCGCCATCGGCGATCCGATGCAAATTGTCGTAGCGGGGATGGCGATCGCTGCCAGTCGCAACTGTGGTGTATTACTCGCTGGAGGCACGCAAATGCTGGCTGTAGCAGCTCTAATTCAGGCGATCGGGGTAGATCTAGGTATCGAAATCGACACCCGTCAGATCGTCGTCGGGACGACTGATTGGGTAGCTACCGATCGATCTGGCGATACTGTGGCACTAGCACGAGCGATTCCCCAAATTCCCCTGATCTCGACGAGTCTTAGTTTTACCGACTCCAAATATCTACAGTTGCAAGTATACGAGCGCGGGTTTGTCAAAGAAGGTGTCGGTGCAGGGGGACTGGCGATCGCAGCCAGTTTGTATCGAGATTGGGGACAGGTAGAATTATTAAACTCGATCGAGCAATTATTAGCCGAAAGTTTAGCCTTGAATAGGCGTTAG